From Lewinellaceae bacterium:
AGCAGCGCCAGCTTCTCCTGAGAAGCCTTGCTGGAAACGGTCAGCACGCAGTGGTACCCTTTGAGGCTGCATACCATAGCCAGGCTGTAGCCCGTATTGCCGGAGGTGGCCTCGATGATGGTGTCTCCCGGTTTGATCTTTCCGTTCTTTTCCGCCTGCTCCACCATGTAGAGGGCGATCCGGTCCTTGGCCGACTGGCCCGGGTTGTAGGCTTCCACCTTTCCGTAGACCGGCGTGGGAATATCTTCACAAATTCGGCTCAGCTTAATAAGCGGCGTGTTGCCGATAGTTGCCAGAACGTTTTCATATCGCATATATCTAGCTTGTTTTGCTTACAAGTTTTCTGCCCGTACAGAACTTACCTCCTGCAATTTCAAGGCAAAATTATAAATTCACCCCGTTTTTTGATGTTAAGGAATTATGAACCCAATGTAAAGTTTTGGTAATATTGAACTTCCTCCTCCTTCGAAACCGATCTGGTAAAGTGCAGGTTTGGAGTCCGTTCTTTTGGCTATATTGGATCGGCTACAAAAAATGGTTGGTTGGGTGTCTTAAACAAATAACAAGTAATATGCAATAATAATAATGAACCGGCAAAAAAAAAAGATTATTGGCCACAGAGAAAGGGCCGAAGGCCTCTTTTAGTTTACGAGAGTACTTTTGTGCCGCTAAAGCGGGCAAGGTAGCAGAAAACATTTATAGTAACTTATCAAGTCTATGGCAAACTCAAATATATCGTTGAAGGCTCGCCTTATTCTTTACTACAAGGGGCAGATCCTTCTACTGAAACAAACGAAACCGAACGGGGGAAACTATACCCTGGTGGGCGGGAATATCGATGACCGGGAATTTGCCCGCCAGGCGCTCATCCGGGAGAGCTACGAAGAGGCGGGAATTACCCTGAAGGAAAAAGACCTGCAGCTGGTGCACGTGCTGCACAAAGTCATAGGCGACGAGCACCGCCTGGTCATGTACTTTAAAGCCTACCGGTGGGAAGGAGAACTAAAAGCCCGGGAAACCCACAAGTTCAAGGAAGCCGAATGGTTCTACCTGGATGAACTGCCGCGCAACCTCACCGAAACCGTAAGGCTGGTGCTTAAAGAATACCGCAAGGGAAACTTCTATTCGGAATATGTGAAAAAGTAAACGAATTCGCCTGGCCCCCTACCGGTTCTTCACCAGCTTGGCCTCAGCCGCCGAAGCGCCGTCGCTACTGGCCTTTGCTTTACCGCAGGCCTTGGCGCAGGCCGCCTTCTGAGCAGTCGTGCAATTCACCTTTTCCATACCGGAAACGCCGGCAGATCTGGCGCCCCTGGCCGTGACATTCACCATCTTTGACTTTACGCAATGCTTTTCGCGTGGGGACACATTGACGAACCTGCCTGATTTGCTGCAGTATTCCACCGGGGTGTAGGCCACTTTCCCACTGCTGGCACACACCTCTTTACGGACATAAATAGTCTGGCCGCTGGCTTCGTCGAAACGCTGTTCAATGCTGGCGTCCTGAGCGGCAGCTGTGGCGGCGCTCATTGAATGGGGGCAGGCCGTGGCTTCCGCAGACTTGGAATAAGGGCAGCGCTGCGCCTGAACATGGACGGTAGAGAGAAGGGCAAAGAGTAAAGACAACAGGAATATTTGCTTCATGATCGCTCTTTTATGTGATGGGGGGAATAGAATATTTTAACTGCGCTAAATTAGAAAAGATTGGCTAAAAAACCTGTTATCAAAAGATTAACGTTTTCTTAAAACGGCATCAATACCGCAGGATCTTATAAGCCTGCGGCGCCCCTCCTCCCAATACCTGCAATACATACATGCCCGGAGCCAGCGATGCCGTATTCAGCCGGTAGCCGGCGCGGGATTCCACCGTAAACTGTTCAAGCGCTCTTCCATCCAGGGCGGCCAGCCTTAAGCTAAGCGCGCCATCGGTTTCATTCTGTAAGGACAACTCCTCCCCGAAAGGATTGGGGAATACCGACAAGGCCACGGCCACGGCCTCCGTTTCCGTTCCGGTGGGCGGATACACCGTTTCGTATATGGCATTGAGGAGCGAGTATTCGGTGTAGGAATCCTGCCCGATTTCCCAGATCATGACGCCGCTCAGCAATTCCAGGGCCAACCGGGTCTTTTCCTGAATGGTCGGAATGCCGTTGTAGTAGGCCTGCCCGGCCTGGTCGGTGAAAGCATTATCGGGGTTTTGGGCTACGATGGTCCGGTAGGTAAAAGACGAGACCGGGCTGCTGGAAAAGTCCCAGCCGTAGAAAGGCAGGCCCAGGGTGAGCCGTTCCGGAGGCATCCCCTGGCTAAACCAAAGGTTGATGGCGCTGACGGCAAAAGAATAAGGAGCATGCTGGCCGGGGCTATTGGGCGCCCAGGGCCCGGTCAGGTTGTAGACCATGATGTTCACCCAGTCGAATGCATCGAGGGCGGCATTGGAAATATCCGGGTCTCGGTTGCTGCCGGGCAGGGCAGCGGTCAGCAACTTGCCTTCTGCTGCCAGCGAATCGCGCAATTGCAGCACAAAGGGGCTGTACAGGGCATTTACATCCTGGCCCTCCAAATCCATATCCACCCCATCCAAATCGTGGGCCCGCACATAGTCCATGATGTTGTGGATATAAGCCGTCCGGTTGCCGGGCTGCATCCAGAACTGCCAGGCCTGCCGCCATTCGGCAGTCAACCCTCCTCCCATAGAGAGGAGCACGGTTAGGCCATGGGCTCTTCCGGTAGCCACCACCGGGGTGATGTCCTGCCCGCCTACATCCAGTTGGCCATCCGCTGTGGGGTTGGCGAAGGCAATGTTGAGATGGGTCAGTTGCTC
This genomic window contains:
- a CDS encoding NUDIX hydrolase yields the protein MANSNISLKARLILYYKGQILLLKQTKPNGGNYTLVGGNIDDREFARQALIRESYEEAGITLKEKDLQLVHVLHKVIGDEHRLVMYFKAYRWEGELKARETHKFKEAEWFYLDELPRNLTETVRLVLKEYRKGNFYSEYVKK
- a CDS encoding T9SS type A sorting domain-containing protein; translated protein: MAKLLPLFLLLLLGSALPAQEAFRIVGYLPYYRFSLSDQINFEQLTHLNIAFANPTADGQLDVGGQDITPVVATGRAHGLTVLLSMGGGLTAEWRQAWQFWMQPGNRTAYIHNIMDYVRAHDLDGVDMDLEGQDVNALYSPFVLQLRDSLAAEGKLLTAALPGSNRDPDISNAALDAFDWVNIMVYNLTGPWAPNSPGQHAPYSFAVSAINLWFSQGMPPERLTLGLPFYGWDFSSSPVSSFTYRTIVAQNPDNAFTDQAGQAYYNGIPTIQEKTRLALELLSGVMIWEIGQDSYTEYSLLNAIYETVYPPTGTETEAVAVALSVFPNPFGEELSLQNETDGALSLRLAALDGRALEQFTVESRAGYRLNTASLAPGMYVLQVLGGGAPQAYKILRY